A stretch of Sulfurimonas autotrophica DSM 16294 DNA encodes these proteins:
- a CDS encoding LysR family transcriptional regulator, with the protein MLKDFAKLHTFLMVIKEKSFSKASAKLGISQPAVTQQIKFIEDYLDTKIVDRKKNGIILTKEGEDLYRIAQRLEKAIQNSEKDLLKIINKEFTFVMGSSFAIGNYVLPNYLGEIKKRINNEVFMNVDLSSKIIDQLEDKKIDVALIESPVFRDGIIYREWVEDELVVFSNQPIKKHLSPDDLLDFDWICRDEESHTRKLTAEVFEEIGVQCNNFNVIGVLTSPTSIKESILHADKNAERPLVSIMSRHVIKSEIEDGKLYEARLKNHKITRNFYIAYLKERKHDAFVDNVVNYLLSLNRV; encoded by the coding sequence ATGTTAAAAGATTTTGCCAAATTACATACTTTTTTGATGGTTATAAAAGAGAAAAGTTTCTCTAAAGCATCAGCAAAACTTGGAATTTCACAGCCTGCTGTCACACAGCAAATCAAGTTTATCGAAGATTATCTTGATACGAAAATAGTAGATAGAAAGAAAAATGGAATTATACTTACAAAAGAAGGTGAAGACCTTTATAGAATTGCTCAAAGACTTGAAAAAGCTATACAAAATAGTGAAAAAGATTTATTGAAAATAATCAATAAAGAGTTTACTTTTGTTATGGGTTCTTCTTTTGCAATCGGTAATTATGTTTTACCAAATTACCTTGGTGAAATTAAAAAACGTATCAATAATGAAGTTTTTATGAATGTGGATCTCTCTTCCAAAATTATAGATCAGCTTGAAGATAAAAAAATAGATGTAGCCTTGATAGAATCACCTGTTTTTAGAGACGGTATTATTTACAGAGAATGGGTAGAAGATGAGCTTGTCGTTTTTTCAAATCAACCGATTAAAAAACACCTCAGTCCTGATGATTTACTTGATTTTGACTGGATTTGCCGTGATGAAGAGTCACACACAAGAAAATTAACCGCAGAAGTTTTTGAAGAGATTGGCGTACAGTGTAACAATTTTAATGTTATTGGCGTTCTGACAAGCCCTACTTCTATTAAAGAGTCTATTCTTCACGCGGATAAAAATGCAGAAAGACCACTTGTTTCCATTATGTCTCGTCATGTAATCAAATCAGAGATTGAAGACGGCAAACTCTATGAAGCAAGACTCAAAAATCATAAAATTACAAGAAACTTTTATATAGCTTATTTAAAAGAGCGAAAACATGACGCATTTGTAGATAATGTAGTGAACTACCTACTCTCTTTGAACAGGGTGTAG
- a CDS encoding ATP-dependent helicase, translated as MEKIFNKLNESQSAAVKQTEGPVLILAGAGSGKTTTIVSRLAYLIEGVGIPASNTLTLTFTNKAAKEMKERSLSMIENVAYPPLLCTFHKFGLLFLKFNIHLLGRANNFVVIDTDDKKRIIKKINSELPTPLIASEISRYKNSLMSPDDAYKQAELFSYKQIAEVFAEYEKYLLENNLVDFDDLIALTYKLLDENPELAKATSQKYQYIMIDEYQDTNELQLKLLQKLCTAHNNLCVVGDDDQSIYGWRGAHIRNIMEFDQDFSGTNVFKLEENYRSRAPILKVANALIEHNRSRLGKNLIATRGNGDDVATLNSNDENEEARKVAMKVQKLLDNGVRAKEIAILYRVNVLSRSIEEGLNRSGINYKLVGGLRFYDRAEIKDLISYIRVITNHHDDFSLKRIVNKPKRGLGKASLDKIELAAHERGTSLYEYIKNAAMKELEGLVRKKNAATLKEFVKNIEEIAKVAKEATYEFIDVLDDTFSLKDIYKNMQDGEERILNMDEFYGLFRDFVKKSQQSSLDEFLNELTLQSEQDQVEGESIYMMSIHASKGLEFEHVFVIGMEEGFLPLVGDGSDLEEERRLGYVAFTRAKETLTLCHAGSRFYKGRRSDLEKSRFFNEAGLCKGSLKCEKNTAFKKGDLVRHKIFGTGRIIGVSKSGREFKLNINFAGTKRDILASFVERL; from the coding sequence ATGGAAAAGATATTTAATAAATTAAACGAGTCTCAATCAGCAGCAGTGAAACAAACAGAAGGACCTGTATTGATCCTTGCAGGTGCGGGAAGCGGTAAGACTACAACGATAGTCTCGCGTTTAGCATACCTAATAGAGGGAGTAGGCATTCCGGCTTCAAATACCCTTACATTGACATTTACGAACAAAGCTGCAAAAGAGATGAAAGAGCGTTCTCTCTCAATGATAGAAAATGTTGCTTATCCTCCGCTTCTTTGTACATTTCACAAATTTGGTCTTCTCTTTTTAAAGTTTAACATACATCTGTTGGGCAGAGCCAATAACTTTGTTGTAATAGACACGGACGATAAAAAAAGAATCATAAAAAAGATAAACTCCGAACTGCCGACACCTTTAATAGCGAGTGAAATTTCCAGGTATAAAAACTCTTTAATGTCTCCTGATGATGCTTATAAGCAGGCTGAGCTTTTTAGTTATAAGCAAATTGCTGAAGTTTTTGCAGAATATGAAAAATATTTACTGGAAAATAATTTAGTTGATTTTGATGATTTGATTGCCCTTACATATAAGCTATTAGATGAAAATCCAGAGTTAGCAAAGGCTACATCGCAGAAGTATCAATATATTATGATTGATGAGTATCAAGATACAAATGAATTACAGTTAAAATTGTTACAAAAACTCTGTACAGCTCACAATAATTTATGTGTTGTAGGGGATGATGACCAAAGTATATACGGCTGGCGCGGTGCACATATTCGTAATATTATGGAATTTGATCAGGATTTTTCAGGTACAAATGTATTTAAACTTGAAGAAAATTATCGTTCACGTGCACCAATTTTGAAAGTTGCCAATGCTCTCATCGAACATAACAGATCCCGCTTGGGGAAAAACTTAATAGCAACACGGGGCAATGGTGATGATGTGGCTACACTCAATTCAAATGATGAAAATGAAGAGGCAAGAAAAGTAGCGATGAAGGTACAAAAGCTGCTCGACAATGGTGTGCGTGCAAAAGAAATAGCTATTCTGTATCGTGTAAATGTGCTTTCGCGTTCTATTGAAGAGGGTTTAAACCGTTCGGGTATTAATTATAAGCTTGTTGGCGGGCTTCGTTTTTATGACCGTGCTGAAATTAAAGATCTTATCTCTTATATACGGGTTATTACAAACCACCATGATGATTTTTCGCTCAAACGAATTGTAAACAAGCCAAAACGTGGATTGGGAAAAGCAAGTCTTGATAAGATTGAACTTGCAGCGCATGAAAGAGGTACATCTCTTTATGAATATATTAAAAATGCCGCTATGAAAGAACTTGAAGGACTGGTAAGAAAGAAAAATGCCGCAACACTCAAAGAGTTTGTGAAAAATATTGAAGAGATTGCCAAAGTTGCAAAAGAGGCTACATATGAGTTTATAGATGTACTTGATGATACCTTTTCTCTTAAAGATATTTATAAAAATATGCAGGACGGTGAGGAAAGAATTCTAAATATGGACGAATTTTATGGACTTTTTAGAGATTTTGTAAAAAAATCACAGCAAAGCTCTTTAGATGAATTTTTAAATGAACTTACTTTGCAAAGCGAACAGGACCAGGTTGAAGGAGAGAGTATTTATATGATGAGTATTCATGCTTCAAAAGGTTTGGAATTTGAGCATGTGTTTGTGATAGGAATGGAAGAAGGTTTTTTACCTCTTGTGGGTGATGGAAGTGACCTAGAAGAAGAAAGACGACTTGGTTATGTTGCTTTTACGCGAGCAAAAGAGACTTTAACCTTATGTCATGCCGGCAGTAGATTTTATAAGGGGCGCAGAAGTGACTTGGAAAAAAGCCGTTTTTTTAATGAAGCAGGCCTGTGTAAGGGTTCTTTAAAATGTGAAAAAAACACAGCTTTTAAAAAAGGTGATTTGGTACGTCATAAAATCTTTGGAACAGGGCGTATTATCGGCGTGAGTAAGTCAGGACGAGAATTTAAACTCAATATTAATTTTGCAGGAACAAAACGTGATATTCTTGCGTCATTTGTAGAGAGATTATGA
- a CDS encoding polyribonucleotide nucleotidyltransferase has product MTYDVKLELENRVEEYSFGDVAKQANGSAWIKSGKTVILATVVIDETEIVKDDFLPLTVQYIEKTYAAGKIPGGFFKRETKPSDFETLTSRIVDRSLRPLFPKGFGHPTQITIMVFSADSESDMQVLALNAASAALFTSDIDVNSSVCAVRAAKVDGELILNPTLTQLKNSSLDLYLSGTKDDLLMIEMRSIGSEKVEVEDTYEPMLDPMMDPSLGTIVVDTHVSNAMPEDELIEVLDKTEKLLFASNVEYEVAFGPYQKDIKPLDLKLDSLNEEMVAFVKERHMKDIADAMNQMAKSERSTALRNLRKRILTNNIEWDELELKAAIEAVKKEQVRSQILNEKVRADGRKLTEIRPITIDTNVLPAAHSSCLFTRGQTQALVVLTMGGPKDAQMFEGLTDEGTQNENFMVHYNFPGFSVGEASPVMGTKRRELGHGNLAKRALEPIIDLDGQTVRLVSEILESNGSSSMATVCGGYMALRAADIETSDTVAGIAMGMVSDGERYAILSDIMGLEDHDGDMDFKVTGSKEGITAMQMDIKLGGISLNILKEALYQAKEGRAHIIDIMLDAESKIEFNDGVLPSTEFFHIDPGFIGEIIGQAGKTIREMIEKFEVAIDIDKKEGKVKITGKNKEGVQGAKEHIQKIVNAPKKEKIKYEVGEKYEGTVKKIVDFGAFVELPDGTDGLLHISKLSKDKRVENVHDVLKEGEKVTVEILEFKGNKISLGLA; this is encoded by the coding sequence ATGACATATGATGTGAAATTAGAGTTAGAAAATAGAGTTGAAGAGTACTCATTTGGAGACGTTGCAAAACAGGCAAATGGTTCAGCATGGATTAAATCAGGAAAAACTGTTATTTTGGCAACAGTTGTAATTGATGAGACTGAAATTGTAAAAGATGATTTTTTGCCTTTGACTGTTCAGTATATAGAAAAAACATACGCGGCAGGAAAGATTCCGGGTGGGTTTTTTAAACGTGAAACAAAGCCAAGTGATTTTGAAACGCTGACATCGCGTATAGTTGACAGAAGTCTGCGTCCTTTATTTCCAAAAGGATTTGGGCATCCTACACAAATTACTATTATGGTGTTTTCTGCGGATTCAGAGTCTGATATGCAGGTTCTTGCACTCAATGCAGCTTCAGCAGCACTTTTTACTTCAGATATAGATGTAAACAGCAGTGTTTGTGCAGTACGCGCAGCTAAGGTTGATGGCGAACTTATTTTAAATCCGACACTTACACAATTAAAAAATTCTAGCTTAGATTTATATCTTTCAGGAACTAAAGATGATTTATTAATGATTGAGATGCGTTCAATCGGAAGTGAAAAAGTTGAAGTTGAAGACACTTATGAGCCTATGCTTGATCCGATGATGGACCCTAGCCTGGGTACAATAGTTGTAGATACTCATGTATCTAATGCAATGCCTGAAGATGAACTGATTGAAGTCCTTGATAAAACTGAAAAACTTCTTTTTGCATCAAATGTTGAGTATGAAGTTGCTTTTGGTCCTTATCAAAAAGATATTAAACCGTTGGATTTGAAATTAGATAGTTTAAATGAAGAGATGGTTGCCTTTGTCAAAGAGCGTCATATGAAAGATATTGCGGATGCAATGAATCAAATGGCAAAATCTGAACGCTCAACAGCTCTTAGAAACTTAAGAAAAAGAATTCTGACAAATAATATAGAATGGGATGAGTTAGAACTCAAAGCTGCAATAGAAGCAGTGAAAAAAGAGCAGGTACGCTCACAAATACTCAATGAAAAAGTCAGAGCCGATGGTCGTAAATTGACAGAAATACGTCCTATAACTATTGATACAAATGTATTGCCTGCTGCACACTCTTCATGTCTCTTTACACGCGGACAAACACAGGCACTTGTTGTTTTAACAATGGGCGGACCAAAAGATGCACAAATGTTTGAGGGTTTAACCGATGAGGGTACTCAAAATGAAAACTTTATGGTGCATTATAATTTTCCGGGATTTTCAGTAGGAGAAGCTTCTCCGGTAATGGGAACAAAAAGACGTGAACTTGGACATGGAAATTTAGCAAAGCGTGCGCTTGAACCTATAATTGATCTTGATGGACAGACAGTTCGCTTAGTATCTGAAATATTAGAGTCAAACGGTTCTTCTTCAATGGCTACAGTCTGCGGCGGATATATGGCATTAAGAGCAGCAGATATTGAAACGAGTGATACGGTTGCCGGAATTGCTATGGGAATGGTGAGTGATGGTGAGCGTTATGCAATTCTTTCTGATATTATGGGACTTGAAGACCATGATGGAGATATGGACTTTAAAGTAACGGGCTCAAAAGAGGGCATTACTGCTATGCAGATGGATATAAAACTCGGCGGTATCAGTCTTAATATTTTAAAAGAAGCATTGTATCAGGCAAAAGAAGGGCGTGCACATATTATCGACATTATGCTTGATGCCGAATCTAAAATAGAATTTAATGACGGTGTTCTTCCATCAACAGAATTTTTCCATATTGATCCGGGATTTATCGGTGAAATTATAGGACAAGCCGGAAAAACCATTCGTGAAATGATTGAAAAATTTGAAGTTGCCATAGATATAGACAAAAAAGAGGGTAAAGTTAAAATTACAGGTAAAAATAAAGAGGGTGTTCAGGGTGCAAAAGAGCATATTCAAAAAATAGTAAATGCTCCCAAAAAGGAAAAAATAAAATATGAAGTAGGTGAGAAATACGAAGGCACTGTCAAAAAAATAGTTGACTTTGGTGCATTTGTAGAACTTCCTGACGGAACAGACGGTTTACTTCATATATCTAAACTCTCTAAAGACAAAAGGGTTGAAAATGTGCATGATGTCCTTAAAGAGGGTGAGAAAGTAACTGTGGAAATTTTAGAATTTAAGGGAAATAAAATTTCTTTAGGGCTTGCATAA
- the cysK gene encoding cysteine synthase A, which translates to MKIAKNITELVGNTPLIRLNEASKLTGATILGKCEFMNPTSSVKDRIGFNMIRRGIESGRIKAHTTIIEPTSGNTGIALAANCAAQNLKLILTMPESMSIERRNLLKALGAELVLTPAAKGMNGAIQKAIEIQETTPDSIILQQFENPANPEIHEITTAQEILRDTDENIDAFVAAVGTGGTLTGTSKVLKKHIADVAVFAVEPEASAILSCGTPAPHKIQGIGAGFVPAILDTSCYSEVIKVSNDDAIATARMLAKREGLLVGISSGANVYAAMEVGMREEFKGKTIVTILCDTGERYLSTELFSE; encoded by the coding sequence ATGAAAATTGCAAAAAATATAACAGAATTAGTAGGTAATACACCTTTAATACGCTTGAATGAAGCATCAAAACTTACAGGGGCTACAATACTTGGAAAATGTGAGTTTATGAATCCTACAAGCTCTGTCAAAGACAGAATAGGGTTCAATATGATACGCAGAGGAATAGAATCAGGACGTATAAAAGCCCATACAACTATTATTGAACCTACAAGCGGGAATACAGGAATCGCTTTAGCTGCCAATTGTGCTGCTCAAAACTTAAAACTTATATTAACTATGCCGGAATCTATGAGTATTGAACGACGCAACCTGCTCAAAGCACTCGGTGCGGAGTTGGTTTTAACACCTGCTGCAAAAGGAATGAACGGGGCAATTCAAAAAGCAATAGAAATTCAAGAAACTACACCTGATTCAATTATTTTACAACAGTTTGAAAATCCGGCAAATCCTGAAATTCATGAAATTACGACGGCACAAGAAATATTGCGTGATACAGATGAAAACATAGATGCCTTTGTGGCAGCTGTGGGTACCGGAGGAACTTTAACCGGAACTTCGAAGGTATTAAAAAAACATATTGCAGATGTTGCTGTTTTTGCGGTAGAGCCTGAGGCTTCGGCAATCCTCTCCTGCGGTACTCCGGCTCCGCATAAAATTCAAGGTATCGGAGCAGGTTTTGTTCCGGCTATTTTGGATACTTCTTGTTACAGTGAAGTAATAAAGGTCAGTAATGATGATGCTATTGCAACGGCAAGAATGCTGGCAAAACGAGAGGGTCTGCTAGTTGGTATATCTTCCGGTGCAAATGTTTATGCTGCAATGGAGGTAGGTATGCGCGAAGAATTTAAAGGCAAAACCATTGTGACAATTTTATGCGACACCGGAGAGAGATATTTAAGCACAGAACTTTTTAGTGAGTAG
- a CDS encoding LPS-assembly protein LptD — protein MSILNADDKVEIYSSSVKSKDNIVNASGGVTVVYQDYFLTADRAVYDRDTQDLELFGHVRLNHNKNYKILGKYAKLNLAKKERYFKPLYLLDTKSDVWISANEGEAKAEMLDITSGSVSGCDPINPLWTMEFSSSDYNTDSKWLNLYNTRLYIYDIPVFYTPYFGYSFDTTRRTGLLKPSFGISSTEGFFYEQPIYIAEQNWWDLEINPQIRTSRGEGVYATFRFVDSPVSSGEFKAGYFKEKEDYFLKNNLENQSHYGFNFRYNNINPLNQWLGLNLSGQSGIYADINHMNDVDYINLASNTNGENQSTATQVLSRVNIFYNTNDNYIGTYFKYYEDLTLQTNDNTLQKLPTIQYHHYVDTFLKDHLLYSFDVQSNNIQRIINKKVIQTDVNLPVTLQTSLFEEYINLSYKANMYLQHSQFSGHEQNPITGFEYHDGFYARNYHTIAVSTQLTKAYENFSHVMGVEVRYNRKGWSKKDGFYEDNLEYCSDFTNKTDPNYAQRCEFYNIAAIQNDTQVDFKQYFYDTSAQEILYHRISQNISYENTKERYGDLENELDYKIASFLSYYNNMFYNYKENKFSKVFNQISFNKYGLNIALSHLYKDTFLPKTTTYTPYTSYFTSSVKYTYNRHYSYNASYNYDIESKERKSMSLGFVYTKRCWDFGIQYTENNRPVLTTIGAANSSVYDRYIYLTIVLKPLMKANTGSPFLSYKLPNDAK, from the coding sequence ATGAGCATTTTGAATGCAGATGATAAAGTTGAAATATATTCATCGTCTGTAAAATCCAAAGATAATATTGTCAACGCCAGCGGTGGCGTAACTGTTGTCTACCAAGATTATTTTTTAACCGCAGACAGGGCAGTATATGACAGAGATACGCAAGACTTGGAACTTTTTGGACATGTTAGGCTCAATCATAATAAAAACTATAAAATACTGGGAAAATATGCAAAACTGAACCTGGCAAAAAAAGAGCGATATTTTAAACCGCTTTATCTTCTGGATACTAAATCTGATGTCTGGATAAGTGCAAATGAGGGTGAAGCAAAAGCTGAGATGTTAGATATCACTTCAGGCTCAGTAAGTGGATGTGATCCAATCAACCCTCTCTGGACAATGGAATTCTCTTCATCTGATTATAATACAGACTCAAAATGGCTCAATTTATATAATACAAGACTTTATATCTATGATATACCTGTATTTTATACACCATATTTTGGCTATTCTTTTGATACAACGCGAAGAACAGGGCTTTTGAAACCATCATTTGGTATCTCTTCAACGGAAGGCTTTTTTTATGAACAGCCGATTTACATTGCAGAACAAAATTGGTGGGATTTAGAGATAAATCCGCAGATACGAACAAGCAGAGGAGAAGGTGTTTATGCTACTTTTAGATTCGTCGATTCACCGGTTTCTAGTGGAGAATTTAAAGCAGGTTACTTTAAAGAAAAAGAAGATTACTTTTTAAAAAACAATCTAGAAAATCAGTCGCATTACGGATTTAATTTTAGGTACAATAATATAAATCCTTTAAATCAATGGCTTGGCTTAAACTTGTCTGGACAGTCTGGGATATATGCAGATATTAATCATATGAATGATGTAGATTATATAAATCTTGCCTCAAATACAAATGGAGAGAATCAATCAACTGCTACGCAGGTTCTCTCAAGGGTAAATATTTTTTACAATACGAATGATAACTATATCGGTACATATTTTAAATATTATGAAGATTTAACACTGCAAACAAATGACAATACCTTGCAAAAACTGCCAACGATTCAATATCACCATTATGTAGACACATTTTTAAAAGATCATTTGTTATATTCATTTGATGTGCAAAGTAATAATATTCAGAGAATTATCAATAAAAAAGTTATACAAACTGATGTTAATTTGCCGGTTACTTTGCAAACGTCATTATTTGAGGAGTATATAAACCTTTCTTACAAAGCCAACATGTATCTGCAACACTCTCAATTCAGTGGTCATGAGCAGAATCCAATTACTGGTTTTGAATATCATGATGGTTTTTATGCAAGAAACTATCACACTATTGCAGTGTCTACGCAACTTACAAAAGCTTATGAAAATTTTAGCCATGTTATGGGTGTAGAAGTTCGCTATAACAGAAAAGGCTGGAGTAAAAAAGATGGTTTTTATGAAGATAATTTAGAGTATTGTTCAGATTTTACAAATAAGACAGATCCAAATTATGCCCAAAGGTGTGAATTTTATAATATTGCTGCAATACAAAATGATACACAAGTAGATTTTAAACAATATTTCTATGATACATCTGCACAAGAAATTCTTTATCATAGAATCTCTCAAAATATCTCTTATGAAAATACAAAAGAGAGATATGGAGATTTGGAAAATGAGCTTGATTACAAAATAGCAAGTTTTTTATCTTATTATAATAATATGTTCTATAATTATAAAGAGAATAAATTTTCAAAAGTCTTTAATCAAATCTCTTTTAATAAATATGGACTTAACATTGCACTTTCGCATCTGTATAAAGATACATTCTTACCAAAAACAACAACGTATACACCCTATACGAGTTATTTTACTTCTAGTGTAAAGTACACATACAATAGACATTATTCTTATAATGCAAGTTATAATTATGATATAGAATCCAAAGAGAGAAAAAGTATGTCTTTAGGATTTGTGTATACAAAAAGATGTTGGGACTTTGGCATACAATATACAGAGAACAACAGACCTGTTTTAACTACGATTGGTGCAGCCAACTCATCGGTATATGACAGGTATATATATTTGACTATAGTATTGAAGCCATTAATGAAAGCAAACACAGGGAGCCCATTTCTTTCATACAAGCTGCCAAATGATGCAAAGTAG
- a CDS encoding aminotransferase class IV: protein MSSIQYLETIKAFDGELYNLKYHQRRLDETVKNSNIILKDVLTPPLAGLFRCRVIYDGRNYEVTYHPYKKKNIKTLKLVFDDDISYSKKYYERNSIDALVRQKYSCDDILIVKNGLVTDTSIANIAFKYKNNWITPKKPLLDGTTRARLLESHKILEEDISIKDLENFTQVALMNAMIDFDIIQNENIREIIC from the coding sequence GTGAGTAGTATTCAATATTTAGAAACTATCAAAGCATTTGATGGAGAGCTTTACAATCTTAAATATCATCAAAGACGCCTTGATGAGACAGTCAAAAATTCCAATATTATACTAAAGGATGTTTTAACTCCTCCGTTAGCTGGTCTGTTTCGATGCAGAGTTATTTATGACGGTAGAAATTATGAAGTGACATATCATCCGTATAAAAAAAAGAATATCAAAACTTTAAAACTTGTTTTTGATGATGATATAAGCTACTCAAAAAAATATTACGAGAGAAACAGTATTGATGCACTGGTAAGACAAAAATATTCTTGTGATGACATACTTATAGTCAAAAACGGGCTTGTTACAGATACTTCCATCGCAAATATAGCCTTTAAATATAAAAATAATTGGATAACACCAAAAAAGCCTTTGCTGGATGGCACAACTAGAGCGAGATTATTAGAGAGTCATAAGATTTTAGAAGAAGATATATCTATAAAAGATTTAGAAAATTTTACTCAGGTGGCATTAATGAATGCGATGATAGATTTTGATATAATACAAAATGAAAATATAAGGGAAATAATTTGTTAG
- a CDS encoding low molecular weight protein-tyrosine-phosphatase, with protein MKSVIFVCLGNICRSPLAEGIAKKIAKEHNIDINIDSAGTGDWHIGEAPCEGSLRVAQMHGIDISHLRARQFTKEDVNIFDLIVVFDEKNMLHVKEMGAKNIKKLGCFAYDCQDVPDPYFFNGFDGFLEVYKMIEICVNNFFSVKLLNEEKL; from the coding sequence ATGAAATCTGTTATATTTGTTTGTCTTGGCAATATATGCCGTTCTCCTTTGGCGGAGGGCATTGCTAAAAAAATAGCCAAAGAGCATAATATAGATATCAATATTGATTCAGCAGGTACTGGAGACTGGCATATTGGAGAAGCACCTTGTGAAGGTTCTCTTAGGGTAGCGCAGATGCACGGTATTGATATTAGCCATCTAAGGGCAAGGCAATTCACTAAAGAAGATGTGAATATATTTGATTTGATTGTGGTATTTGATGAAAAAAATATGTTACATGTAAAAGAAATGGGTGCTAAAAATATAAAAAAACTGGGTTGCTTTGCCTATGATTGTCAAGATGTTCCTGATCCATATTTTTTTAACGGTTTTGACGGCTTTTTGGAAGTATATAAAATGATAGAAATTTGTGTAAATAATTTTTTTAGTGTAAAATTACTGAACGAGGAAAAATTATGA
- a CDS encoding phosphoribosyltransferase has protein sequence MQKYKHILLDREDAAQKLRDVIPMQKLKEEAWNIVAVSKGGLELASFIKGKLKNNLQILFLEAIVAPNNAECEVARVSETEEIVLNEELINAFEIQYDYIYGEAHRKHEEDILSYIYKYRKGKPFPFMQNEVVLLVDEGSETGSKFMTALKTILAQKPKAVYIATPVLPSDVLELLETFVDDIFFLYDIDDYVETALYYENLETMDDEKIEEILSKDLKDNR, from the coding sequence ATGCAAAAATATAAACATATTCTGTTAGACAGAGAAGATGCAGCACAAAAACTGCGTGATGTGATTCCTATGCAAAAACTAAAAGAAGAAGCATGGAATATTGTTGCCGTTTCAAAAGGCGGCTTGGAATTGGCATCATTTATCAAAGGAAAGCTGAAAAACAATTTGCAAATTCTTTTTTTAGAAGCTATTGTGGCACCAAATAATGCTGAGTGTGAAGTTGCCAGAGTAAGTGAAACAGAAGAGATTGTACTCAATGAAGAGTTGATTAATGCTTTTGAGATACAGTATGATTATATCTACGGAGAAGCTCATAGAAAGCATGAAGAAGATATACTTAGCTATATATATAAGTATCGTAAAGGAAAACCTTTTCCATTTATGCAAAACGAGGTAGTTTTGCTTGTAGATGAAGGAAGTGAGACAGGCAGTAAGTTTATGACAGCTCTAAAGACTATTTTGGCTCAAAAACCAAAAGCGGTTTATATTGCTACGCCTGTGCTGCCAAGCGATGTTTTGGAGTTGTTAGAAACTTTTGTTGATGATATATTTTTTCTTTATGATATAGATGATTATGTGGAAACAGCATTGTATTATGAGAATTTAGAAACGATGGATGATGAAAAAATCGAAGAAATACTAAGTAAAGACTTAAAGGATAATAGATGA
- a CDS encoding YaiI/YqxD family protein, with protein sequence MLEIYIDGDAFPNLLKPIILRQIEKYGIKTYVLANKKINIGKSKNIHYMIVDAGADEADNKIVEMLQEGDLVITADIPLADRVIDKNAHAIDHRGELYSKDNIKQYLAMRNLMESIREMGEVTKGPKPFGQKDAELFANQLNMFLQKWVLK encoded by the coding sequence GTGTTAGAAATATATATAGACGGTGATGCCTTTCCCAATCTTTTAAAACCTATTATACTGCGCCAGATTGAAAAGTATGGTATAAAAACATACGTGCTTGCAAATAAAAAGATAAATATCGGGAAATCAAAAAATATACATTATATGATCGTTGATGCTGGAGCTGATGAAGCTGACAATAAAATTGTAGAGATGTTGCAAGAGGGTGATTTGGTCATTACTGCTGATATCCCGTTGGCAGACAGAGTAATAGATAAAAATGCGCATGCAATAGACCATAGAGGCGAGCTTTACAGTAAAGATAATATTAAACAATACCTAGCAATGCGTAATCTAATGGAGAGCATCAGAGAAATGGGAGAGGTAACCAAAGGACCAAAACCTTTTGGACAAAAAGATGCCGAACTTTTTGCAAATCAGTTAAATATGTTTTTGCAAAAATGGGTGTTAAAGTAG
- a CDS encoding F0F1 ATP synthase subunit C: MKKILFLLVALSAAAFANDGEVANQTLKAYSMIAAGLGLGLAALGGAIGMGSTAAATIAGTARNPGLGAKLMTTMFIALAMIEAQVIYALVIALIALYANPYLG; this comes from the coding sequence ATGAAAAAAATTCTTTTTCTTTTAGTAGCTCTTTCAGCTGCTGCATTCGCTAATGACGGTGAGGTTGCAAACCAAACTCTTAAAGCATACTCAATGATCGCTGCTGGTCTTGGTCTTGGTCTTGCTGCATTAGGTGGAGCTATCGGTATGGGTAGTACTGCTGCTGCTACTATTGCTGGTACTGCACGTAACCCAGGTCTTGGTGCTAAACTTATGACTACAATGTTCATCGCTCTTGCAATGATCGAAGCACAAGTTATTTATGCACTAGTAATTGCGTTAATCGCACTTTATGCTAACCCATATTTAGGTTAA